Proteins found in one Anopheles aquasalis chromosome 3, idAnoAquaMG_Q_19, whole genome shotgun sequence genomic segment:
- the LOC126576336 gene encoding ras-related protein Rab-3, translated as MAGGGDPKWQKDASDQNFDYMFKLLIIGNSSVGKTSFLFRYADDSFTSAFVSTVGIDFKVKTVFRHDKRVKLQIWDTAGQERYRTITTAYYRGAMGFILMYDITNEESFNSVQDWVTQIKTYSWDNAQVILVGNKCDMESERVISFERGKQLADQLGVEFFETSAKENVNVKNVFERLVDIICDKMSESLDSDPTLVAGGPKGQRLTDQPGQGPPTANCNC; from the exons ATGGCCGGCGGTGGTGATCCCAAATGGCAGAAAGATGCATCCGATCAGAACTTTGACTACATGTTCAAACTGCTGATCATCGGTAACTCGAGCGTTGGCAAAACGAGCTTTCTGTTCCGCTACGCCGATGATTCCTTTACGTCTGCGTTCGTGTCCACGGTAGGCATCGACTTTAAAGTGAAGACCGTGTTCCGCCATGATAAGCGGGTGAAGCTACAGATTTGG GACACCGCTGGGCAGGAGAGATATCGCACAATCACGACGGCATATTACCGAGGAGCGATGGGTTTCATTCTGATGTACGATATTACGAATGAGGAAAGCTTCAACTCTGTGCAAGATTG GGTTACACAGATTAAAACCTATTCCTGGGACAACGCACAGGTCATACTGGTTGGCAACAAGTGCGACATggagagtgagcgagtgatTTCGTTTGAGCGTGGCAAGCAGCTGGCCGATCAGCTTGGAGTGGAGTTCTTCGAAACTTCTGCCAAGgagaatgtcaacgtgaag AACGTCTTCGAGAGACTAGTGGATATCATCTGCGATAAGATGTCGGAGAGCTTAGACTCCGATCCGACGCTGGTAGCCGGTGGTCCCAAGGGGCAACGGTTGACGGATCAACCCGGACAAGGGCCACCGACTGCGAACTGTAACTGCTAA
- the LOC126576335 gene encoding juvenile hormone acid O-methyltransferase, whose translation MNKANLYQQANGVQRRDAMEILEEYAPLIGGQRTDSDAGTTSSLLDIGCGSGDVLVDYVLPVLCRGSGATTGKVMATDVSEQMVRYARESYKHLATVSFERLDIGAKLDAQALAQYGQFSHVTSFYCLHWVQNQFNAFSNIYNLLKPGGDCLLVFLANNPIFDIYNQLSRSPKWTKYMYDVEKYISPYQYCENPAGEIEDLLCTVGFEHYQIQVRDKLYVYEGLENLKRAVLAVNPFSERMPPDLQDKFLVDYIAVVRQMYLSKEEGNNENECNLQFISPYKLVIVYAKK comes from the exons ATGAATAAGGCCAATCTGTACCAGCAGGCGAACGGGGTGCAGCggcgcgatgcgatggagaTACTGGAGGAATATGCGCCACTGATTGGCGGCCAGCGGACGGATAGCGACGCCGGCACCACCTCTTCACTGCTCGACATCGGTTGCGGCAGTGGCGATGTGCTGGTGGATTACGTACTGCCCGTCCTGTGCCGTGGCTCCGGTGCGACCACCGGGAAGGTGATGGCCACCGATGTGTCGGAACAGATGGTGCGCTATGCCCGCGAATCGTACAAACATCTTGCGACCGTTTCGTTCGAGCGGCTCGATATCGGAGCGAAGCTGGATGCCCAAGCGCTGGCACAGTACGGTCAGTTTAGTCACGTGACCTCGTTCTATTGTTTGCATTGGGTGCAGAATCAGTT TAACGCCTTTTCGAACATCTACAATCTGCTGAAACCGGGCGGTGATTGTTTGCTGGTGTTTCTGGCCAACAATCCCATCTTCGACATTTACAACCAACTGTCTCGATCGCCCAAGTGGACCAAGTATATGTACGATGTGGAGAAGTACATCTCACCGTACCAGTACTGCGAGAATCCGGCGGGCGAAATAGAGGATCTACTCTGTACGGTGGGCTTCGAGCACTACCAGATACAGGTGCGCGATAAGCTGTACGTCTACGAGGGATTGGAAAATCTAAAGC GAGCGGTGCTAGCGGTGAATCCCTTCAGCGAGCGTATGCCTCCCGATCTGCAGGACAAGTTTCTGGTGGACTACATTGCCGTGGTGCGGCAGATGTACCTTTCCAAGGAGGAGGGCAACAATGAGAACGAGTGCAATCTGCAGTTTATCTCACCGTATAAGCTGGTGATTGTGTATGCCAAGAAGTAG